From Asterias rubens chromosome 6, eAstRub1.3, whole genome shotgun sequence, one genomic window encodes:
- the LOC117291713 gene encoding dnaJ homolog subfamily C member 27-like, giving the protein MDREPGHLPVCVQDAVSSLIWVKVIAVGTSAAGKTCIIKHFCEDKFSATYQPTVGVDYGFKIQKVKKEDLRVHLWDLSGQLEYSEVRNELYGGTHACILVFDVTNRNSFESLDFWLKETVRYGVGAMHTVVVANKIDIKGKRVITPDEAAKWAASRKLKYYETSALSGEGIQKMFCEVLEVASLSATQGQSGAIGT; this is encoded by the exons ATGGATAGAGAACCAGGGCATCTTCCTGTCTGCGTCCAAGATGCAGTCTCATCTCTCATCTGGGTCAAGGTCATCGCCGTAGGAACATCAGCTGCAGGTAAAACCTGCATCATCAAGCATTTCTGTGAAGATAAG tTTTCTGCAACATATCAACCTACAGTTGGTGTTGACTATGGGTTTAAAATACAGAAAGTCAAGAAAGAAGACT TGCGAGTCCATCTATGGGATCTTTCCGGACAGTTGGAATATTCTGAAGTACGTAATGAACTCTACGGCGGCACTCACGCATGCATCTTAGTCTTTGATGTGACCAATCGCAACTCATTTGAAAGCTTGGACTTCTGGTTAAAAGAAACAGTGAGATACGGAGTGGGCGCTATGCACACTGTGGTCGTGGCAAACAAG ATTGACATAAAAGGCAAGAGGGTAATTACACCTGACGAAGCAGCAAAGTGGGCAGCCTCAAGAAAACTCAA ATATTATGAAACATCTGCTCTAAGTGGCGAGGGTATTCAGAAGATGTTTTGTGAGGTGTTAGAGGTAGCCTCTCTCAGTGCCACACAGGGACAGTCTGGTGCAATAGGAACATGA
- the LOC117291263 gene encoding uncharacterized protein LOC117291263 yields MVDKKQGGSIARKRRNRKRSLKRGRKRGLLLHPHLLHHRPPTVNKNLRPSRGEKRNGKARRDRRRRGDVMTTLQARKATDSRNPVQKRGTNLKSTTNTRRDGDPIAMTNECSQHCTAL; encoded by the exons ATGGTAGACAAGAAGCAAGGAGGATCGA TTGCCAG aaaaagaagaaaccg AAAAAGAAGTCTAAAAAGAGGAAGGAAGAGAGG TCTTCTCCTTCACCCTCATCTTCTTCATCATCGTCCTCCGACAGTCAACAAGAATCTGAGACCGAG CAGAGGAGAGAAAAGAAACGGAAAAGCAAGAAGAGACAGAAGAAGAAGAGGCGACGTGATGACAACTCTTCAGGCGAGGAAAGCGACAGACAGTCG aaATCCAGTACAGAAAAGAGGAACAAATCTAAAAAGCACCACAAACACAAGAAGAGACGGCGATCCGATAGCGATGACGAATGAGTGTAGTCAACACTGCACAGCCTTGTAG